Below is a window of Procambarus clarkii isolate CNS0578487 chromosome 19, FALCON_Pclarkii_2.0, whole genome shotgun sequence DNA.
ACTAGCGTTACTACTGTTAGTACTGGCGTTACTACTGTTAGTACTAGCGTTACTACTGTTAGTACTGGCGTTACTACTGTTAGTACTGGCGTTACTACTGTTAGTTCTAGCGTTACTACTGTTAGTACTGGCGTTACTACTGTTAGTACTAGCGTTACTACGTACAACGTTACTGCGTTAGGGCAAACAAATTATTGTTTGCCCTAAAGAAATTAAAGCAAACATTCTTGACACTTTCCAGCTAAAGATTGACTTAGaaatattcaaattcaaatttttataacCTGCAATAAAGTCATATATCAATAACAAAATATATGTACAAAAATGAGATGAAATTTTCTAAGTTTGTTATCAAACGTGATAATGTGACTTTCCAATATATTGTTTAATGAGTTCTCTCCGTTTCTCTGCGCCTTCCACCTGGACAGGTAGAGAGAGACAGGTCTCGTTAATAAGAGGTTGGTGTACGATTCCCGACCGTCAGAGTGATTGGGCACTGTtccttcatatcccagcttcttgtactCATATTTCTTCCTAATGTCACATAACCATGTTGGATTAGCCCCATTTCCAGATAATTTccactctccttcctctctctttctctcccttcctcctttcctccctccctctctctctctgtcttgtctctatcgctctctctctttctctcttccccctctttctctccccctcccctcccccctctctcgttTTTATCTGTGTGCGCTGAATCCCAAACACACTCAAACAGGATTTCCATCCTGTGTGATAACTCACAAAATGTCAACACGATAAAGAAAAATTAACTTGCATTGTGAGGAGAATTCTTGTCACTATACGCAGGGACGACGGTGTGGACACGTGGATAGTCAACCACGCTCAAGGATAGTCCAGTAGACGTCTGGATGATGCAGTGGACACTGCCCGATAGTGAAAGTGGACATTGATAATTGGACATCTGGGCAGTGAAGTGGACACCTCGATTAGGAAGTGGATATCTGGATATGAGAAGTGGATATATGGATAGTGATAGTGAAGACATGTTAGCGCTGCGGATGTCAGGATAATGAAGGATGCATCATGACGGCCGAATAGTCTCGGGTCTGACACAAGAGATGACTGGATAACGAAGAGGACTCAGGATTACTTACGGGTCGCAGGAATAGTCAAGTGGATCAACAGAGGACAGTCACTTTTACTACAAGGAAGGTGTACATATCGTCGGATCTGTCAATGTTTGACAAATTAAAACGGCAAATATAGTCTTTGTGAAGGTGACAGTGATAGTGAAGGTGGCGACAACGATAGTGAAATGGGCGATAATATCATCCAGGCCGTGATTGTTCTTTTGTTTCTTCTAAAGTTCACCAGAGCTactgaaggtgagagagagagagagagagagagagagagagagagagagagagagagagagagagagagagagagagagagagagagagagagagagagagagagaaagagagagagagagagagaaagagagagagagaaagagagagagagagagagagagagagagagagagagagagagagagagagagagagagagagagagagagagagagagagagagagagagagagagactgatatATAGAGCAAACTAATATATATTACTAATTAAATGAAAATCCCAGTGATAGACTTCACCAACCACTCCCACATATGATGCGGCCCCATACCACACAATGTGGTCAAACATGtgaccatcacaccaccatcctcaccatgACTATCCTCGTCGTCCAGGTCATCATCCTCCTCAAAGTCTCAATCCTCACTATCATTACTAACATTACTCCCATTATCACTGTAACATCGTTGTCCCCCAATGGTGTCCACCATTCCACTTCCCtacatcttctcctctcaccatatCCATGCTAAGATCAACACTATAGTTCTTGAGATGACCCAAGATGGCTCTTCCAGGGAGCTGTGGGCAGTCCCGTCGAGGCCAACACCTTCACTACGAACGTCAGCTTCTGACTCAGACTTCCGGCTGTGGCTGAAGATGGAGGAAGAAGAACACTCAGCTTAATGCCTACAGTTATCGCACTGGTCGACAAATATGTCTAAAGGGGGATCTTTATAACTCTTGGAAAATTTTGTCTAATACGGAGAAATATTTAAGCCTTTCTGCTGCTGACTTTAGAGTAAGCTTtgtccactgttgttgttgttttgatgAGAGACTGGTCACATTGTCTACTGACTGGACAATTGAGAgttcccaaatttttgtgaattggaGTCTGACCATCAACCGATTTTGTTGGAAACCAACATATTACTAAACATATAATACAGAATAATacatgtaaattcacaaaaaatatAACCAATAAAATTTTACCTGTGATAGTTGTCATTTGTCATATCACCTTGAACAGTAATCGCTAATTTCTGCAACAATTCCGTTGACAAAATTCGACTTAACTTGGAAAATAATGAAGGTTTTGTAGCATATAGATATAAAAAATTAACTTCTTCATAATTACAGATATTATATGAAGCATTCAGGCAATGTCACCGTCACTTATCACCAGTGTGAATATTAGCAGCAAGCGCCTCGATGGAATGGATCTACTGCAAGAACTCTAACAGCTTCCGTAAGTTAAAATGTTCACTTAACCACACAAATCGTTAGGAAGTTTAAACATGTTGTAGTTAATGCTAGTATTAAATAGATCTTACTCTGATTAATACAACTGCTTTGAGTATTATACACCTGGCATGAGTCTCCATATACATCCTGTAATGAGCTCACACACTTGTTTTACAACATCATTTCTGTCAACAATCTATTACACCTGATACAGTTCTCTAAACACCTGCGCTGGCACTTAAAACAGAGTTAACATCACAAATATCTGTTTAGGGACCTCTTTAAAAACAATAGTACTGAATACTTCAACTACAAGTCATTCGTAATTTAACCAACATTTTGGATATCTATTCAAACATCTTCACAATTCAAAGTCCCAGAATTGACACGAAAATATCTCATGGGACCCACACACGTCCTCGAGCCGACCTCAGCGCCTCGTGTAGCCGTATTTAGTTGCTTTGATCAAGCCGCCTATCCTTATACGTCCCCAGCCGTCGTGACGGACTCCAGCACGACAGGagcggtgacggtggtgttggtggtgctggtggtggtgctggtggtggtgctggtggtggtggtgatggctggcggAGCCTACATACACCACATCAGGAAGACTCTCCGTCAATGTAAGcacatttatgtatatataaacttccATTCCTGTTAAATCTAGTTGGATTTACATTCCCAAGTATTTAATTTCCTTTCGTGTATCTATTATGCGATAGATCCGGTCTTTAACAAGGACCATCAAGATTGGGACCATCAAGTCAGTGAGGCTGTTGGTGCTGGCAGCCCGGCATATAGGTACCACAAGCTAGTTGATCAGGGAAACAGTGTTCTCCATCACTTTAGAATCAGCATCAACGTAAATAAATTGGCCAAGATAAAAAGGGATTTACACAAATTTAAGCCATTGATTTTTATGAAGAAAACCCCTGTAGCATTTGGGATACTAGAGTAGGGGACCTGGGATATTAGAGTAGGGGACTGGGATACTAGAGTAGGGGACCTGGGATACTAGAGTAGGGGACTGGGATACTAGAGTAGGGGACCTGGGATACTAGAGTAGGGGACTGGGATACTAGAGTAGGGGACCTGGGATACTAGAGTAGGGGACCTGGGATACTAGAGTAGGGGACCTGGGATATTAGAGTAGGGGACTGGGATACTAGAAAAAGGGACTGGGATACTGCAATAGGGGACTGGGATACTTGAGTAGGGAGGGACTGGGACTGCAGGGATGGCCGTAGATAGTTTCGGTGGACATTATAACTTAGTAACAAATCCTAACTATTAACACTTTTACCATTGTTACAACATTTACAatagttaatattattattatttttcaagTGACGATGTCCCAGTTTACGAACACCGCGTTCACCAATGGTCGCAGCTGTCACCGTGAGTACACCCGTGGTGTGTGTTTGTCAGACTAAGTAAACACGTGTTGTGTGTTTGTCAGACTAAGTACACCCGTGTTGTGTGTTTGTCAGACTAAGTACACCCGTGGTGTGTGTTTGTCAGTTGGAGTAAACACGTGTTGTGTGTTTGTCAGACTAAGTAAACACGTGTTGTGTGTTTGTCAGACTAAGTAAAcacgtgttgtgtgtttgtttagaCTAAGTAAACACGTGGTGTGTGTTTGTCAGACTAAGTAAAcacgtgttgtgtgtttgtttagaCTAAGTAAACACGTGGTGTGTGTTTGTCACACTAAGTAAACACGTGTTGTGTGTTTGTCAGACTAAGTAGACACGTGGTGTGTGTTTGTCAGACTAAGTAAACACGTGTTGTGTGTTTGTCAGACTAAGTAAACACGTGTTGTGTGTTTGTCAGACTAAGTAAACACGTGGTGTGTGTTTGTCAGACTAAGTAAAcacgtgttgtgtgtttgtttagaCTAAGTAAACACGTGGTGTGTGTTTGTCACACTAAGTAAAcacgtgttgtgtgtttgtttagaCTAAGTAAACACGTGGTGTGTGTTTGTCACACTAAGTAAACACGTGTTGTGTGTTTGTCAGACTAAGTAAACACGTGTTGTGTGTTTGTCAGACTAAGTAAACACGTGTTGTGTGTTTGTCAGACTGAAGTAAACACGTGGTGTGTGTTTGTCAGACTAAGTAGACACGTGTTGTGTGTTTGTCAGACTGAAGTAAACACGTGTTGTGTGTTTGTCAGACTAAGTAAAcacgtgttgtgtgtttgttttatttttatgttaatcctttctctctctctctcacgctttCTGTCTCTTGTTGTCTGTCTCTATATATAATGATGTACAAGTTCCCCCCTGTGTGACTGTCTGGTTGTCTGCCTCCTGCAGCTGTTCCTCCTGCAGCTGCGCCTCCTCCTgcagctgctgctcctcctgcagcTGCGCCTCCGTCACCACGCAGCGGGGCGCCCCTACCGGATGGCCTCGATGATAACATCTACGAGGAGTGGCAGGAGTGGCctccatgtgaccacagcatcccgACACAGCAGCTGCACCAACAGCATGTACGGCCTcacgccacagcagcagcagctgtccaGCGACGGGACGTCCGACAGTTAGTTACTGCTGTCTGTCGAGCACAGCGGCACTCAGCAAGAACAAGACTGATTCAACAGCTCACAGGCAAAACCGGTTTAGGATATCAAGATAGCCAGTATTGCTCACAAACAACTGTCATACTTTCATTACAATATTAGGAAGAGAGAGTTTGAGTAGCAATTTAgctagagagagggagaaagaattTGATATAAAAACAAGGTAGATGAACGAATCTACAAGACCGGAGCTCTTGCTTCCTGTAATGGGTCGACACCCGCTGCTGAGTCTTCACTTCAGTTTATCGACATTATTGCGAATATATTATTCATTGATGTGCTGTATTTCAACTGTATTCACTTTGTATTATATCTGTAATTATGAATGAATTATTTCTGTGATTATATATTATTACCTTAATTATATTTGATTACCTTAATTATATTTGATTAccttaattatatattatttacctTAATTATACGTGTATTATTACAATAATTATGTGTGATCTTAGAGtaatttttatgtattatttctgtaattatatataattacataCTGATGAAGAATTATACATCAAATTTACAAGCTGTAATTCTTATGCCAAGCTTCTTATTTGATGGTTACTTTAATTAAGCTTAGTattattgaccaaaccacacaccagaagatgatgagacgacgacgtttcggtccgtcctggaccattagccaGTCGTGtgtgatgagacgagggaggcaaTAGCATGAGTAAAGCaagggagggaggtgtgagggggggagggaaaccttagaggaaggtaagagtaAGGCGAGAGGGGAATGGGTGTAAAAAAGAGGTATAAGAAGGTAATAAAGGGAGTAAGAATGGGAACGaaggaaaaagaaagagaaaaagaatgggtaggtttattttagatcacgtttgttagaaagtttagaacatttacgtatatactgtgaaagggaagtgtCCACAGCAataaagccaggactcaggttcatgttgggtaggttgtgtatcagagctgagtcagcaagacggcgtctgtgtagagtagaggcaggaaatattattttaaaataagaccaatcaataggatgattagagtccctaacatgacagaagagagcattgtttgtgcctgcagacttaacacttcttttgtgttccttaataagtctgtcattcagtgtacggccagtgtcaccacagtattggagaggacaagacgaacaggaaatagagtagacaccagcagcattagaagcaggaggagcagtgtgaactagattactacgaagaagtgttagtttgtcgaaaagacgaggtttatgtcaagaggacgaaaggtcttAGTGAAAgtattgagttcagatatgaaaggaaggcagagcacagtggtaTCAGTGTTGGAAgctggtttaggatgaaagaaattttgttTACCTTGAGAGTTGATAAAacaggcacagttgataaaatgtaaagGTTAAACAAGGCGAGAGAAAAATTTGTAGATAACGGAAACTTCAGAATCtaaaaactgagggtcgctgaggcgtagagcgcggaggaagagagagacaaggacacttttcttaacagaaggaggatggtaggaaaagaagttaaTGTacatacatgccactatgcatgggttcgtggtacacagagaaagagaacccggacacagaatTGTataattcttcagccacgttattacgACTCATCATCTGCAAGCTTAGTACTGTTTCTAATTTAAATATTTAAGGGAAAAATGTTGCAGTATTTTATATTTTCTGTTTCATGTTTTATTCTCACACGTGTATTAAGTTAGGCTAATAATATCATAtttcatattaattattatttgttgctTCTGCGTCCCATTATACATAGAAAACGTGGGATGTTTGTGAGTCAATACTTTCCATAACACCTTGTAATTTGGACGTTGGAGACCATAACATACATAATGACACGTATTAGTCGAGAGTACGGGTGGATTATACAATGTATTATGTGTCACACCTTTTTCAAATGCAAAATTTCATGAATAAAATATTAACTGAATAttagtatttttaatattttaaattacAGACATTGACCCACCAACAAGGTCCTAACAGCTGT
It encodes the following:
- the LOC138366320 gene encoding sericin-2-like, producing MSSLSLSIYPLLISRYPLPNRGVHFTAQMSNYQCPLSLSGSVHCIIQTSTGLSLSVVDYPRVHTVVPANVVRSNASTNSSNASTNSSNARTNSSNASTNSSNASTNSSNASTNSSNASTNSSNASTNSSNASTNSSNASTNSSNARTNSSNASTNSSNASTNSSNASTNSSNASTNSSNASTNSSNASTNSSNASTNSSNASTNSSNARTNSSNASTNSSNASTNSSNASTNSSNASTNSSNASTSV
- the LOC123757493 gene encoding uncharacterized protein — translated: MEWIYCKNSNSFPVVTDSSTTGAVTVVLVVLVVVLVVVLVVVVMAGGAYIHHIRKTLRQLTMSQFTNTAFTNGRSCHPVPPAAAPPPAAAAPPAAAPPSPRSGAPLPDGLDDNIYEEWQEWPPCDHSIPTQQLHQQHVRPHATAAAAVQRRDVRQLVTAVCRAQRHSARTRLIQQLTGKTGLGYQDSQYCSQTTVILSLQY